The Glycine soja cultivar W05 chromosome 19, ASM419377v2, whole genome shotgun sequence genomic sequence TCTTTTGGTACAAATAAGTGACGAATTAACGTAAATCTTTTTAAACGACGACAGGAAAGTCTAGCTGACAAAAATTATGTCACGTCATGATATtgctaaattattaaatattcataTGAAAATATGACAGCCTATGAAACTACCAATTAGAATCTTAAATCCATGATGCTTATCCAACAATCATAGACAAATTATCCAGATCTAACTCATTTGGCGACCtgaattttatataaacaaacTTTGCTTGagtttagaaattcaaatctcaCTGAAAACACgtggcaaaagataaataatcaaacacataaaaaatgattaatctcGTGCACAAAAGTCCCATTGACCAAAAAAGATCTCATACCAACAAGTAGGCATCATTCATGACTAAGGTAAGGATAGGGGGTAGAGAAATAATAGAGGGAAGAAatagattttcttaaaaaaatgtaagaaaagAAATTACTTGTACATTTCAATAAGTAAATTCATTGAGCCAAATGCAACCATCCAACAAAGGtagactaataataataatctaatgaTGTGTCAATAGTGCAGTAACTACTCAATAAATTTCATCTACAATTTCTGGGACCATACAAGTTGAGTGTTCCAAAATACTCAAGGAGTACAACATAACGCATTGAATTTGCCAAAACATTTGTAATCTGTATATGCATTGCTCTCAGCTAATATACTGTAATATTCCTCACGGTACGTAAGTTTTATCAACAAACTTGATAACTTATGATTTTGTGTACAAACTAGTGTGGTCGAGGCCTACAGAAAATTGGCACGTTGAGAATGACGCACAGGTATGAATGGCCGAGTTCCTCATACAACATTGCTACCTCTCACACCTTCAAAAGTAACAAGCAAGCAAAACTTCCACGTGAGACCACGTTTGTAATCATTCTCAAATTATGTTCATCTTCCAATGGAAAGGCTAATCATGATTCAGTCAGGGGGGTTTTCAGCACAAATTTTGGCAATTACACTTTTTTCTCTTAGTTAACTCCTCTGTTGGTGAAGACATTGATCCCCATTACAGGTGCTTCATAGATACTGCACTCATTTTAAATAAAGGTTCAATCTAGCCAGTTTGCAGTGCAGATGATCCCATGTAATGCACATGAGCCCAGTCACTGGAATACGACACACATAATAGTTTCTCTGAGGACTGTGGTTAACTACTTTGAGCAGTTCTCAAATTAAAGATGACAAATGGAATCTGATAGAGGAACGATGTGCAAGATTTTATGAACTTCCTGCTTGttcagagaaataaaaaaaaaaaagaaagataatttaGTAATAACTGAAGGTGTAAATAAAATCAGATTTCATCTGAGATCAACAAACACatttagaatttcaaattccacCTTGCAGtcccaaaagaaacaaaagcatTCTGAATATCACAAACTGGAATAAGAAATATTTACCAAATGTTGAACTGAGTAGATCTACTGTCGCACTGCATATCATTGAATTCATTCTTTATATAACAGCAGTGAACTGCCCTTTGAAATTTTGTTGACAGCTTTTGGTAGGAGTGAACTTCTGATGGCTGGATCTGTTTGATTGCCATCTTTAAATGCTCCATTGTTATAACTGAAGCATCAAGTCTCTCCTGGTAACATAATATCACAAGAAATTTTACTCTGACAAGTGACAACACATCCATCAGAAGTCATGTTGACAGACAAACCTCAATTGCTGCAACAGCTGCCTCCCGACATATCAATGATATGTCAGCCCCTGTACAACCATCTGTGAGTCGAGCAAGTTCTTTAAGGCTAACATCAGAACCACACGGGATTTTACACAGATGTATGCGAAATATCTCTTCCCTGTCCACCTCATTTGGAGGCCCAACATATAGCAGACGGTCAAAGCGTCCTGTAAATGTCTTACATCAGTCATTTGAAACTTAAGCTATTTATACAACTCATCCACCTTCATGTATCTGAATGGGCATAGGAGTAAGTGGCAAGGAGAATAACAGAAGAGAGAGAATACCTGGCCTTAAAAGGGCAGGGTCTATCTTGTCTGGCCTATTTGTAGCAGCTATGACAGTGACATTAACTCTTTGATGCAGACCTGACACAGATTAAAGTTtttgtcaaaagaaaaatatgatctCGGTccgaagttaaaaaaataactggtttcacaaaattttattttctggcAAACAGATATCAAATCAACATGTTGGAGCCATACACAAGTTGAATGAGCCCCAAGTAGTTTATCAGTTATCTTACATCTTAagcaatatgtatatataaataataattcacaTTTTCACTACTCAAGATTCATCACTAACCATCCAACTCAACAAGAAGTTGACTCATGACCCTATCTGACACTGAAACACCATCACTTTCCTTCCCACGAGTTACAGCAAGACTGGAGGAAGGTAACACACGACTGGAGGCCACTGACATCTGAAACAGATGAAATTGCATCACCCGAATGATCTCTTGAGTTTGTTGCACTATTCATCAGAGCAGGTTGCTCTGTTATATAATCAGAACAAGAACCATAAGTCTTCTTAAAATTGGCATAATGCCTTAGACAAATCAAGGCTGCCTCATTGCAAAGTGCAGCTAGATCAGCACCCACAAAACCATGAGTGGCGGTGCCAAGGTGTTCAATTTGAAACTCAGAGAGAGTGTGATCCATTTCACTGAGAAGAGTGAGCAAAATATCCGAACGTTGGTCGGGTGATGGCACACCTGCATATGGATTTTTGAGGTGAAGTTGTATAGTAAATGTGTTCTCCAGTGAATCCCTTGAAGTATTTAAAACAGAAAATTATCTATTACATAAAATGCAAGCTTCAGACTAACATTATTTTACAAGTATAAGTCACTCGTGAACATGCAAAtactattaatgatttttaagcATTAAGGATCAAATTGGCATTCTAATTTTCCCTTTCACGATTCGTAGAAGACAAAAGTTGCACAACAAAGTATGTGGTGATTATCCCCCCTGCCTCCCAAAAAAAAAGCACATAATGCATGTGGAGATCCTAGCTTAGTTCATaccaatttcaatttccttgtCAAATCTTCCTGGTCGTCTGAGAGCTGGCTCAATATGGTCAGGCCGGTTAGTGGCGGCAATTACAAGTAACCCTTCACTTCTACTAATTCCATCCATCAGATTTAATAAAGTTGCGACCAATCTTTGAGATAGCTCTTCACCTCCATCTTTCCTTGCAGGGGCAATTGCATCTAATTCATCAATGAATACCTGTACATAACAGAAACCACACATTCAGAAGAACTTTGAACATGAAAAACATCAGGTTTAAAATAAGTGGAGCTATTCTCAgtgaattaaacaaaaaaattatccatagttttttcaccaaaattcagccagaatttgaaaaaaaaaacagggcactaaatgacaaaataaagcttaaattttcattatatacAATTCTATAATCCTATTGCCTTCAAATCTGACCAGTTTCCACAATTAACAACTTTTTGTAATTGAATTCCTCAGAAACTTCAGTTATCTTATTGTACCTCCTTTAAGATTCAACTtgatttattaaattgttatatatttcaTGAAGCCTCATAAATGTTAGTTGTTTCAGTAACTCCACAAATCAGCACCACATATACCATATTAAAGATATTATGCCAGAATGCTTAAGAAAAGGGTCTCTTTGTAAATGCATTAGTTGTATCACAAATGTGAAAAGGGGTAAAAAAAGTAACAGAATTGAAATCACAATTAGAAAATAACTAGTACCTACATGCATAATTGCAGTATTGCAAATGCTAAGATTTACTGCTAAAGGTCTAAAACAGTAATGAAAAACTTTAACAACTATCTTGTGATATGTAGCTCGTATAAACATTATTTCAGTCAAACACAAAATCGAAATAAATGAAACAAtattttgagaaataaaatCTAACCACAGCAGGTGCAGCTTGAATGGCTGAATCAAAAACTTCATGCAATTGTTGCTCACTTTCCCCATAATATTGGGTAACAATTTCAGGTCCATTTATTGGGAAAAATTTGACCCCAACATCAtgagcacattttttttttttttttgatcggcTCATGAGCACATAATTGAGCCAGGGAAGTCTTTCCTGTACCAGGTGGACCATGAAGAAGAACACCTCTCGTGGTTCTTAAACCAAAACTACAATttggaaaaaaagaagcataagCATGCAGAATTGCATGTACACATGCATATTAGTATGTGAGGACACATAACTATGATCATGGAGGTAAGTACTTCAAACTATAAATTCAATCATTGCCAGGCATAAACTGATATAAATGCTTGCAGCATAAAAATGTCAAAATCCATGCCTCTAATAAATTGACTATACAATAAAACAAAGAATTAACTGAAtcaaataacatttaaaaaaaatgataatatatgcAAATTAAATCCAATAAGAACAAGAGACTACCACTAGAACTATCTTTTCGCAAACTACTACTAGAGAAGAATTATGATCAAACTCTAAATTCTAAACCATTTTTCCATTTCCTTATGAAACTATAAGGGATCTATCTTAATCAGACATATAcaacataaaattcaaataaagaaaatatcaagCCTTCAtctcaaatataatataaatccaCAAAAAATAATCAGTTTGCGGCAGGcaggaacttcaattttttttgctcagcgCAGGAACTTCAATTAACAGTGAGCACTACTTGAATCCAtcaaaacataatattatgcatAGAACAACACCCAATCTATggcaaagaaatgaaaaaataaaagtattcaaCATTAAATGTCATACACACACGTGAAAAACTACTGAAAATATGAATCAGACAAGATCTACCTTGACAAAGCATCGCTCACTGACGAAGAAATTATGCCCTTTAGAAGTGTATATTCTTTGGATAGACCACCCAATTTAGAGATTTTATCATGTAAGCTAGCATTAGCAACTCTGCATTCTAGTTTCACACAAGGTATATCCCTTTGAATTGGCTCTTCAGATGCGGTATTTGATGGCAGAGATAAAAACACCTTTGTTTCATCATTAACAGTGAAAGCCTGATTTCCACTATCTGCTATATCAGAATCCTCAGGATATAAATCACCGTTTCCATTTGATGGATAATGATCAGATTTGGTAACTGGCTGCTTCATAGCACCTATGACTTGGAAAAAGCACAACTCTGATAACATTGGGACATTGACAAGATTCCCTAGAAGTAAAGAGCGAGAATATAACCATCATTTTGCACCCGTCAGTAGTAATTCTTTAGAACTTTCATTCCCTAATGCTAAGCTAacatcaaatgaattcaatgattGACTATTCTGATTTGGCAGACTAGATGCTGAATTGTCAAACAGTGGAGAAGACATCCCACAAGCATTAGAAAACTTTGATCCATTCGAAGGTGTTGCAGGAGATGCAACAATATCATTCTCAGATTGGACATGAAATTTCACCTTAGACACACCCAATGAGGGAAAGTTATTAAATTTCAATGGTAGACCATTCTTAGAAGGAACCAACTGAAGATACAATTCCTTGCAATTATATATAGACAGACAACTATTTCCTGTAGAATGTTGTTCATTGATCCCATTTGCAGCACTAGATATTGGATGAACAAACACACTTGTGCCCAAAGCAGGACATCCCATGGCATGATAAAGGTTTGAAGACAGGCGTACTCCATTCTTCAAAACCTATGTAATAAAATATGCATCAAACAAGACCTACCTTTTATAAGTTCTAAAGCCATAAATTGGGTATATTCTAAGaactaacacacacacacacacacacagaaggATTGTAACCCTTCAAACACATTTTaggctaaaatattttttggtccTGTGAGTTAgcgttttttcatttttggtccttgtaagttcatttttctaattttagtccttgtaaGTTAGTGTTTTTCCAATTTTGATCCCTGTaagtttttttgttcatttttagtccttgtaagtttgtgttttttcaattttagtccctttaagattctattttttttttttttatttatagtcatCATAAGTTTGTGTCTACATGAACTAAAAATGAgcaaaatatcttataaagacgaaaattaaaaaaacacaaacttacatggactaaaattgaaaaaataaacttaaagggaccaaaaacatatttaagcctacatttcataaataaataaataaaatagtagcTAGGCAAACCTTACTAGAAGGAAACACGGTTGCAAGTACCAAGTAGTTTCCCGCATAATCATCCAACGCCTTGCTACTTTCCAATCCATAGAGTTTTTCACATTCATTAGCTAACGATGCGAGAGGAAAGCTATGCAATTGCGAAATTTTCTCCCCCCAAGATGGAATAGACACCTGAAAATCAACCAAAACGGTAAAAGAAGCATAACGGCGTCACATAGAGTCCAATTATAAACTGTTACAGCAACACGAAACTATGAgcgccaaaaaaaaaaaactgatttattaacattaattcttaaaaaaaacttaattgagAAGAGTAAGTAAACTTAATTGAACAATATTGAGAAGAGTAAGTAAACCTAAAATTGAGAAATACGAAAGAATGGAAGATTATTGTGTTGGTGATTACCGAGACTGTGGAACCGGGggggagagagagggagagcatGGAAGGTGCGGAGAGCCAAATTCTGTTAGAAACGGGAACAGTGTCGTCGACCTGGGCGAGTTCGGCGATGAACGCGGATTTAGCGATGAGAGAAGGGAACTTTCGAGAAGCTTCTTCGCACAAGGAGGCAAGTTCAGAAGGTTGGAGCGTTTTGGAAGGCGTGGTGGCGGCATTGGAGGACAATGATGACTGCTGCAAAAGCTTGGATTGCTTCTTTTTCTGCTTTGAATTCGAAGGCATTGTTTGAGCCTGCGTTGCGTTGGGAACTCAACTCTACTGAAGGAGTGAGAGATAAAAGGGTGAATTATAACGCAAAACCCCCTTTCAGCATCGCATAGAGGGTTTTACCGTTTGGGGATTGCGGGTTGCTCTTCGCCCTGACCTCATTGCTAATGATATTCCAATCCATGtgggtaatttttttcttttcaaagatatTCTTCCCACCAAATTATAGTTTCTTTATATAACCGTATACAAAAttcacaatgtttttttttattattattctaatgTAAGGtgtatgaataaaatataaatgggaaacatgttttcattttagtttttttatgtgaaaatgtattttgttatatattttatatgtatttcaTGTACTACAacaaaaaggcaaaaacacattaatgttataaattttgtatgaaaCTCTCATGTTACAACATAAACGTATTGTTGTTATTACATAAAGTGTGTGCAAAATATTCAAtagaatcacaatttcatgTACAAAATCTAAAACGATAATACTATGATTTCATTGAGTATTTTTTtggcttaaaaaaatataattttgaatcaGATATATTCGTATATGAAAAAGGatgacaatatatttttttggaatgtACTATTCGTCCCTTTGTTAGAGTTGTTCTAGAAATGTCTGCGATCAAGTAAATCGTTAGGTACACAGAATCACGATTATTTGTGTTCCTAACACAACGTAATCATGATTCCCTTATAAGCAAGAGTTGGGGAGGTGCAAGAAAAATTAGAGAGGAGCATAGATGTCTTTTCATTCCATTTTCAAAAAGTGGTAGGGACAATTAGCAATTGGGTTGTTTTAGGCCAATGTTTGGGTGGCTTTGTGCCGAACATCCAAGGGTGTTGTTAGGTGCacccaatattttttattaatacccAAAATATCGCTAGctcgttttttctttttaagttgctTTTTTTGACTGAGTGGTGATCTGTAAGCAAATTTTTCacatatggatcaacttgatctgtatgaATTATATGGATAAAGTTGATCCGTTAGTATGAAGGTCATTtgtattgattttttgttttttttaattctttaaagttttatttttttaattattagtatgttaaattactcatttgtgcATTAaaaattttttactattaaattttgtaataataaatattttttatttataaaaatttatacggattaaataattcgtatgacttatatcaatattaattgtcacaatttattatttaaatttacatgcacattaaatatacattagaaattttagtgttatgtataacaatattatttattttataatgtaattggCTCATTAACTCAATTGATTAGAGCATTCTGTTAATAACCTGAAAGTCATAGGTTTGATTCTTGCTTgagcaattaattttaaattaattcgtcacaaatatttttaaaaaaaaaaacttttgaattGGACTTATGAGTCATATATGGATGTAATTCATCAGTATGAGTCATTCGGAAgaaaggataaaattaaaaaaaatgtgaaattattgAGTGTATCAACAATTTTGCTAGTGGGCGTAGCAGTTCCCAACATCCAATGGGAAGGGGCTATCTACATACCGTTTTTCTCTTTGTACCGCCCgcctatttttttcttataattattttatgttctaatttctaatataaaattattttacattgtgatctaattatatttttgcatatattatacaaattatttttcacaatcATTTTACATTGCGATCTAATTGCTGGtagttatatattaaaatataattatattacgtaaactaattttcataaaatatatgaaaaattggAACGTAAAAGTGTGACAGAGAATTGGGGtattttagaatataaaaaataaaaaaaatgtggggAATTCAAGCTGggaccataaaaaaataaaaaatctcactCACGCACTTCTATAATATTAGatcaattgtataatttttttaagagataaaatATCATATGAACATGGGTCCGTCTTATAGTATTTTATAGATAATGCTTACAGttatgagaaaagaaaataataaaattgttgagGTTTGGTTGGataaaatttcttcataaacagtagaagaagaaaaaataagaaaaataataaattaacttataagTTGTGTTTCATGTTCAATAGTTGTATTTCATGTTTAATTCTGATTAAATCTAAGTTGAAAAATATAAGCAACATACTCTATTATAACACAttgatttgttaaaatttattgaaaatcatataattttcaattaatagaAGAGAATGTTAGAAGGAATATGTTCTTAGCACCACTCCTCTCAACTATGTCTATGCGTTCATTTTGTATATACGCCACATGGGTACCATGCATTCATTTTGTATGATTGTATCACAAAAAATATGgtgaatgctttttttttttattaacatatacaAAATATGGTGAATTTTAAGCTATGCCATTTTTAACGATGAAATTCTATGCCATTTTTCCAGGaggccccccccccccccccccccccgtaaACAATCTGAACTTGTTTTAGAAGCAATATGTTGTTAAAAACACAGTAAGCAATTCCAAAAATTGTTGTTTCAAGAAATGTTTCAAAAGTTGTTGCGTCAACTTTCAAGAAACATTTATGTTGGCAGACACAACATAACAATGTTAGCAACAAAGATTTTTTAACAATGGACACATTGTATATAACTGCAACCTGGTTGCACACTCATGGAACGTGAACCCCATTATAGAAGTTAGATATGATATTGTGACAATTGGCAAGTGCACAACTTGCaacttatataaaaatcaactcTTGTAccttgtgaaaataaaaatacaaatttgcTGAATCATAAAAGGCTCTATATTATCACTGCTCCTCCCCACCTTTTCTTCTTTCAACTATGTTGGGAAGCAGAGCCTTCAGGCAGAAGTTTAGCTGGTGGGAGCACAGCAACTGCACCCTTCTGAGGGTCAGAGTACTTTCTGTACACAACCCTAAGTTTTCCATTCCCAAGAGTGGAATGGAACCCCACCAATAGTCTAGCACAATCCCTGTTTGAACCAACAAAgccaaaatagaattaaaatttaaacaatgattgaatgaaaataatgaATATAGTAAAGTCCAAATAAACAAGACTGAAATTATATATCATCATATCATATTTACACATACATGAGTTGCTCTTGTGAGTAACCAGTGTGCAGCTTAAGTGTCTCATTCCAAAGGGGAGCCTTGTTCAGAGTGCATCTTGCTGCAAACACTGCTGAGGCAGCAACCATTGATGGGCAGTACATTAAGGTTGCATAGTTCATCATTCCCAACTCAGACATAAAATGAGCCATGTTTTCCAACTGGAAAATGcagaaattaagaaagaaactcagacaatacattaattaaattaaatgaaaaaataaaactagaatcataatttaaaaagatttgtaaaaaaaaaaaagaaaaagggtcaCACACACTCACCTCCTGATCTGGGACCGCTGCCTTGATAAAACGAACTAGGAAAACAAAAGGTGTAGGCACAGTCAAAGTCCATTCCAGCTTATTTAATATGGTTTTCTCCATGGCCAGTATCTGTTCATGAGTGTAAGCCCTATCTGAGAGGCACACAAAGTCATTAACCTGCAATTGAATTCAAGACTTATTATTCCCTTGACATTCATTGAATAGACCAACACAAAGTCATTAACCTGCAACTGAATTCAAGACTTATACCTCAGGGGGCCAGATTTCTTCATATTTGGATGCCATCAGCATGGCACTGATGCCAACCAATTGCAGTTCCCTCCTTGGAACTGTCTTAACTGCTAAAAACCGATCAATTATGTTGATGGTCAGGTAAAGGGTCTCTAGAGAAAGTTCAAACTTGGTGTGAACGTCTATCAGCCAATCAACCAGAATAGCTCTCATCCTCTCATTTATTTCAGGTTGTGAATCAATGTAGTCGTGGGGGTGGCTCTCGTTCTTTGTAAATCAAACGcacattcacaaaatattagaatgcaatcaaaatcaaacacaacacacaaaaaaacataacagAAACCACGTTAGATACCTCAACAAGTTTGTAGAACTTGTAAATGTCATCAATGTACTCCACAGCAGCAAGTTCATTGTCAACATCAGAAGCATCAATGTCAATGATCTGCTCCTTTGGTTTGTTAGTTATGCCACATGCCGCCTGCAAATAAAACAACACAAGGAGGAATAAATAATATCATGCAAGTGATGGTACAACATGGTACCGGTTCAGACTTCAAGAAAAGACACAAAggggttttctttttctttttctttcattttattcttgTTATCTCTTATCTACCTTGCTTCTTGCAGTGAGCACTGAAGTAAGAGTGTGTTGTGATTTCTTCTTGGAGTTGGCATCTCCTTCATTCTTCTTGTCTTTCAGGACCTCCTTCTTATCTGGACTAGCTTCAATGTCAATGACTTCTTCAGGCTTAGGTTTTACAGTCACGGTCACTTTCTTCGGACCCGGTTTGGGGGCCACTCTTTTGGCCACCGCAACTCCTCCATTGGCAACAGCAGGAGGACCAGCCACATTAGCACAAGCTTGTTTCTGCaattccaaaacaaaaaaccagTCATAACCTGATAAATGTCACACGGCATACATTCCAATGCAAATCTAATGGGTAAAAAGCAAAATGAACGCAAAAACAAGGATTCTGGTCCGTTGGCAGCctcaaacataattttgtaaTGGATTCCCAAACATGCTCTAAATCACCCAAGGTAAAATGATAGAAAGTGACATAAAGGGTATAGTTCACCTTGTTATTCCCAGCAGCTGCTGCCGCTTGTGCATTGGCAAGTAATTGCGCACCAAAACTCCTAA encodes the following:
- the LOC114398427 gene encoding G2/mitotic-specific cyclin S13-7 encodes the protein MASRAIVQQQQARGEAVVGGGKQQKKNGVADGRNRKALGDIGNLANIRSAVEVKPNRPITRSFGAQLLANAQAAAAAGNNKKQACANVAGPPAVANGGVAVAKRVAPKPGPKKVTVTVKPKPEEVIDIEASPDKKEVLKDKKNEGDANSKKKSQHTLTSVLTARSKAACGITNKPKEQIIDIDASDVDNELAAVEYIDDIYKFYKLVENESHPHDYIDSQPEINERMRAILVDWLIDVHTKFELSLETLYLTINIIDRFLAVKTVPRRELQLVGISAMLMASKYEEIWPPEVNDFVCLSDRAYTHEQILAMEKTILNKLEWTLTVPTPFVFLVRFIKAAVPDQELENMAHFMSELGMMNYATLMYCPSMVAASAVFAARCTLNKAPLWNETLKLHTGYSQEQLMDCARLLVGFHSTLGNGKLRVVYRKYSDPQKGAVAVLPPAKLLPEGSASQHS